A window of Borrelia sp. A-FGy1 contains these coding sequences:
- a CDS encoding peptidylprolyl isomerase yields the protein MKKCSFYFLFILILMGCISKKENTVKSNGIFALIYTNKGNIKIELYYKVSPLTVMNFIGLSEGLFKNAVTNQPYFENIVFHRVIDGFIVQTGDPTGTGTGGPGYFFPDELGRGLSHNAIGIVSMANAGSDTNGSQFFITLSDTLTYLDSKHSIFGKVVEGMETVYKIRQGDKIEKVEIIRIGDDAESFKVSNKEFIKLKKSYESKKKEEMGKYISSQLEIIYKKYRDFKKDNNDIFYKINKQGKGKGVKKGDILIVDYEGFLLSELKFDSSIDRGEPIEFMVGYGQVIEGWDLTLLDMHEGEERMVIIPPSLAYGKRSISEVIKPNSFLKFNILLRKIK from the coding sequence GTGAAAAAATGTTCATTTTATTTTTTGTTTATTTTAATACTAATGGGTTGTATTAGTAAAAAGGAAAATACAGTGAAAAGCAATGGTATATTTGCATTGATTTATACAAATAAAGGTAATATAAAGATAGAACTTTACTATAAGGTTTCACCTTTGACGGTTATGAATTTTATTGGTCTTAGTGAAGGACTTTTTAAAAATGCTGTTACAAATCAGCCTTATTTTGAAAATATTGTTTTTCATAGAGTGATTGATGGGTTTATTGTTCAGACAGGAGATCCTACAGGAACGGGTACTGGAGGTCCTGGTTATTTTTTTCCTGATGAACTGGGGAGGGGTTTAAGTCATAATGCAATAGGAATTGTTTCTATGGCTAATGCGGGTTCTGATACTAATGGAAGTCAATTTTTTATAACTCTATCAGATACTCTTACTTACCTTGATTCTAAGCATTCAATCTTTGGTAAAGTAGTTGAAGGAATGGAGACAGTTTACAAAATTCGTCAGGGAGATAAAATAGAGAAAGTGGAAATCATTCGTATTGGTGATGATGCTGAATCTTTTAAAGTTAGCAATAAGGAATTTATAAAATTAAAAAAAAGTTATGAGTCAAAGAAGAAAGAAGAAATGGGAAAATACATATCTTCTCAACTTGAAATTATTTATAAAAAATATAGAGATTTTAAAAAGGATAATAATGATATCTTTTATAAGATCAATAAGCAGGGAAAAGGCAAAGGTGTTAAGAAAGGAGATATTTTAATAGTTGATTATGAAGGGTTTTTACTAAGTGAATTAAAGTTTGACAGTTCGATTGACAGGGGAGAGCCAATTGAGTTTATGGTTGGCTATGGGCAAGTGATTGAAGGATGGGACCTAACATTGTTAGATATGCATGAGGGTGAGGAAAGAATGGTGATAATTCCACCTAGTCTTGCTTATGGCAAGAGAAGTATTAGTGAAGTTATAAAACCAAATTCCTTTTTAAAATTTAATATCCTTTTAAGGAAGATTAAATGA
- a CDS encoding DNA/RNA non-specific endonuclease, which translates to MKQKSMSLICCYILILLCFLFLNQNPKILKNFKEIACNHIKTFKDKINSHQNSTKLKEKYLLPKGYLTTQVLHKKYYSLGYAESARQAEWVAYLLKREMVELALTLLKEKKIKRSNKFFEDKDIKGIAPKLKDYFKSGYDKGHIISSADMSFSEDAMRDTYFLSNISPQKREFNSGIWLKLEKLVREWAILKGKIYIISAGILTENKGFIGNNKILIPKNFYKIMLSLNDDNSYDIISFIIPNEKAKVLNLRNYVVNVYSIEEKTNIDFFEKLDIRLKKIIKMKKDYHSWIFK; encoded by the coding sequence ATGAAACAAAAATCAATGTCTTTAATATGTTGTTACATATTAATTTTATTATGTTTTTTATTTCTTAATCAAAATCCAAAAATTCTAAAAAATTTTAAAGAAATAGCTTGTAATCATATAAAAACATTTAAAGATAAGATTAACAGTCATCAAAATTCAACTAAGTTAAAAGAAAAATATCTCTTGCCAAAAGGATATCTTACGACTCAAGTACTACATAAAAAATACTATTCTTTAGGATATGCTGAAAGTGCAAGACAAGCAGAATGGGTGGCTTACCTTTTGAAAAGAGAGATGGTTGAACTAGCTTTAACACTACTCAAGGAGAAAAAAATAAAGAGAAGCAATAAATTTTTTGAAGATAAAGACATTAAAGGAATTGCTCCAAAATTAAAAGATTACTTTAAGAGCGGATATGACAAAGGCCATATTATCAGTTCTGCCGACATGTCTTTTTCTGAAGATGCAATGAGAGATACTTATTTTTTATCAAACATATCTCCCCAAAAAAGAGAATTTAATTCTGGAATCTGGCTAAAACTTGAAAAATTGGTTAGAGAATGGGCAATTTTAAAGGGAAAGATTTATATTATTAGTGCAGGAATTTTAACAGAAAACAAGGGATTTATTGGAAATAATAAAATACTTATTCCAAAAAATTTTTACAAAATAATGTTATCATTAAATGATGATAATTCTTATGACATAATTTCTTTTATTATTCCAAATGAAAAGGCCAAAGTCTTAAACTTAAGAAATTATGTAGTGAATGTTTACTCAATTGAGGAAAAAACTAATATAGATTTTTTTGAAAAGCTTGATATCAGATTAAAAAAAATAATTAAAATGAAAAAAGATTACCATTCTTGGATATTTAAATGA
- a CDS encoding fructose-specific PTS transporter subunit EIIC, translating into MFLNFLKKELIFISMEMKSKEDAINFLLDKVNEKGYIDNKDEFFRGIFDRENIGDTSWENGVAIPHFIGDFVKTSFVSLLYVKGNGIKWSDNNPPVNLIFLICMSKNQQGNDHIKSIAFIAQLFENDDFKNILKNVNSPDEIYSYMENVEKSSYRDDIVVYSESKKIVAVSSCPVGIAHTYIAARKIETEARKQGYKVKVETQGSIGIENALTENEIKDADVVILAVDKDVNEERFDGKRVYKISTAKAINNIEDVIREAFNAPIFNYKNMNPYLRSTIKKTKSNFYKYLMSGVSPMIPIVASGGILIAIGIALAGIGSDGPNFSEYPFYKTITDIGAVAFEMMLPILAGFIAMAIADKPGLAPGLVGGVLAKDIGSGFLGAILAGFIAGFVARWIARRKVPEWIKPVMPIFVIPLISTLIIGFFMIYTGVYISQFMTLLENGLKSLQNNSEAYGILGKVLIGLILGSMVSIDMGGPFNKVAFLFGVGMIPQVPQIMGMVASAIPVPPMAMGLATFIMPKLFGDEERESGKVSFLISFIGISEGAIPFAISDPARVLPSIIAGGAVASIIAAFLGVADHAPHGGPIVLPVVDNKVGFIVAMASGVVVATILVIFLKSLKFKVSK; encoded by the coding sequence ATGTTTTTAAATTTTTTGAAAAAAGAACTTATTTTTATATCGATGGAAATGAAATCTAAAGAAGATGCCATTAATTTTTTATTAGATAAAGTAAATGAAAAGGGTTATATAGATAATAAAGATGAATTTTTTCGGGGTATTTTTGATAGAGAAAATATTGGAGACACGTCTTGGGAGAATGGTGTTGCTATACCCCATTTTATAGGAGATTTTGTTAAGACAAGCTTTGTTTCATTGCTTTATGTGAAAGGAAATGGTATAAAGTGGTCTGATAATAATCCTCCTGTTAATTTAATATTTTTAATTTGTATGTCTAAAAATCAACAAGGTAATGATCATATTAAATCAATAGCTTTCATAGCTCAATTGTTTGAAAACGATGATTTTAAGAATATTTTGAAAAATGTAAATAGTCCTGATGAGATTTATTCTTACATGGAAAATGTTGAAAAGTCTTCTTATAGGGATGATATTGTGGTTTATTCTGAGTCAAAAAAAATAGTTGCTGTATCTTCTTGCCCTGTAGGAATTGCACATACGTATATTGCTGCCAGGAAGATTGAAACTGAAGCTAGAAAGCAGGGTTATAAAGTTAAAGTTGAGACTCAAGGCTCTATTGGTATTGAAAATGCCTTAACAGAAAATGAGATTAAAGATGCTGATGTTGTAATACTTGCCGTTGATAAAGATGTTAATGAAGAAAGATTTGATGGAAAGAGGGTTTATAAGATTTCAACTGCTAAAGCTATAAATAATATAGAAGATGTTATTAGAGAAGCATTTAATGCCCCGATATTTAATTATAAGAATATGAATCCTTATTTAAGAAGTACAATTAAAAAGACCAAATCTAATTTTTATAAATATTTAATGAGTGGGGTTTCTCCTATGATTCCAATTGTAGCAAGTGGCGGTATTTTGATTGCCATTGGAATAGCATTGGCTGGAATTGGCTCCGATGGTCCAAATTTTTCTGAATATCCTTTTTATAAGACTATTACTGATATTGGTGCTGTTGCTTTTGAGATGATGTTGCCAATACTTGCAGGGTTTATTGCTATGGCAATTGCCGATAAACCAGGACTTGCTCCAGGGCTTGTAGGAGGTGTTCTTGCTAAGGATATTGGATCAGGATTTTTGGGAGCAATACTTGCTGGGTTTATTGCCGGATTTGTTGCTAGATGGATAGCTCGGAGAAAAGTCCCTGAATGGATAAAGCCTGTAATGCCTATTTTTGTTATTCCTTTAATAAGCACTTTGATTATTGGATTTTTCATGATATATACTGGGGTCTATATTTCTCAATTTATGACATTACTTGAAAATGGGCTTAAATCATTACAGAATAATTCAGAGGCTTATGGTATTTTGGGAAAAGTTTTAATTGGTTTAATACTTGGTTCTATGGTGTCTATTGACATGGGAGGACCTTTTAATAAAGTTGCATTCCTTTTTGGTGTTGGGATGATTCCTCAAGTTCCGCAAATAATGGGTATGGTAGCATCAGCTATTCCTGTTCCTCCTATGGCTATGGGGCTTGCTACTTTTATTATGCCTAAATTATTTGGAGATGAAGAAAGGGAATCTGGTAAAGTATCATTTTTGATTTCTTTTATTGGAATTAGTGAAGGTGCCATTCCATTTGCTATTAGTGACCCTGCAAGAGTTCTACCGTCAATAATAGCTGGCGGTGCTGTTGCAAGTATTATTGCAGCTTTCTTAGGGGTTGCAGATCATGCACCGCATGGAGGACCCATAGTACTTCCTGTTGTTGATAATAAAGTAGGCTTTATTGTTGCAATGGCTTCTGGTGTTGTTGTTGCAACAATTTTAGTAATTTTTCTAAAATCTTTAAAATTTAAGGTATCTAAATGA
- a CDS encoding chemotaxis protein CheB, translating to MRTKIYVLVIEDSATNRKIISDIINSSLKLEVIATASNGKLALKKLNKQPDVILFNLETETIKEINFLQSKRNINNKIPVIILSSSKDIAKNALLKGADDFIIKSDDKIEYIKDQIIDLLYAYGIKSIKSKIINSVNLKLKTKKIETSNTIKEKTLNTKYIIDENLIIKKDILENKYFYQETIIDEENLKKLKNRKFDIVVIGISTGGPVALKTILPEIPDNFPIPIIIVQHMPKGFTSEFARSLNNICSLVVKETSNKEILKRGFIYISSSGYHTRINKINDNYQIEVFDDKNVNGHKPSIGVLFKSVSENAKEKAIAFIMTGMGSDGSREIGEIKKAGGLTIAQDKKSSVVFGMPKIAIEENNVDYIVSINHVVKLLKAILLDG from the coding sequence ATGAGAACAAAAATTTATGTGCTTGTTATTGAAGATTCTGCTACTAATAGGAAAATTATATCAGATATAATTAATTCATCTTTAAAACTTGAAGTTATTGCTACCGCATCTAATGGAAAATTAGCCCTTAAAAAACTTAATAAACAACCCGATGTCATACTATTCAATTTAGAAACAGAAACAATAAAAGAAATTAATTTTTTACAATCTAAAAGGAACATTAATAATAAAATTCCTGTTATCATTCTATCATCAAGCAAAGACATAGCAAAAAACGCATTATTAAAAGGAGCAGATGATTTTATCATAAAATCTGATGATAAAATAGAATATATAAAAGATCAAATTATTGATCTGCTCTATGCTTACGGCATAAAGTCCATAAAAAGCAAAATTATTAATAGTGTTAACCTAAAATTAAAAACAAAGAAAATTGAAACAAGTAATACAATCAAAGAAAAAACTTTAAACACAAAATATATAATAGATGAAAATTTAATAATAAAAAAAGACATACTTGAAAACAAATATTTTTACCAAGAAACAATAATAGATGAAGAAAATTTAAAAAAACTCAAAAATAGGAAATTTGATATAGTTGTCATTGGAATATCTACAGGAGGGCCTGTAGCATTAAAGACTATACTACCAGAAATCCCTGATAATTTTCCCATACCAATAATAATTGTTCAACATATGCCAAAAGGATTTACATCAGAATTTGCAAGAAGTCTCAACAACATTTGCAGCTTAGTTGTAAAGGAAACAAGCAATAAAGAAATACTAAAAAGAGGATTCATATACATAAGTTCTAGCGGATATCACACAAGAATTAATAAAATTAACGATAACTATCAAATAGAAGTATTTGACGACAAGAATGTAAATGGACATAAACCATCTATCGGAGTATTATTTAAATCGGTATCAGAAAACGCTAAAGAAAAAGCAATAGCCTTTATAATGACAGGAATGGGCAGTGATGGATCTAGAGAAATTGGAGAAATTAAGAAAGCCGGAGGACTTACTATTGCTCAAGACAAGAAAAGCTCTGTAGTTTTTGGTATGCCAAAAATAGCAATAGAAGAAAATAACGTAGACTATATAGTTTCAATAAACCATGTGGTAAAATTATTAAAGGCCATTCTGCTTGATGGTTGA
- a CDS encoding protein-glutamate O-methyltransferase CheR has protein sequence MLDISNELLLKFCNFIYENSGICFDEKNKIVLKGRINDAIHELENINTPNQLYNLIISDKIKKDYFLDLVTTNLTRFFRNEAHFQTFEKFIVPNLVKIKNKKNKNRIIIWSAGCSSGEEPYSLAFVLKSNLPANFDFIIIASDLSLKSLMIAKEGLYSIQKCEHIPTKYKKYMSPYMNGYKVVNDIKKHIRFDYHNLNFESGFLNIDVVFCRNVLIYFDEKSKIKVLKKFYSSMSEKSYLFIGHSESLFGLDLPFKFLKTPWSIIYEKDDQSIPKGKFKFQPKYRL, from the coding sequence ATGTTAGACATTAGCAATGAACTTCTCTTAAAGTTTTGTAACTTTATATACGAAAATAGTGGTATTTGTTTTGATGAAAAAAATAAAATTGTACTAAAGGGACGAATTAATGACGCTATACATGAGCTTGAAAACATCAATACTCCAAACCAATTATATAATTTAATAATCTCCGACAAAATTAAAAAAGATTATTTCCTAGACCTTGTTACAACAAATTTAACACGGTTTTTCAGAAACGAAGCACATTTTCAAACATTTGAAAAATTCATAGTTCCAAATTTAGTAAAAATTAAAAACAAAAAAAACAAGAATAGAATTATTATATGGTCTGCTGGCTGTTCAAGCGGAGAAGAACCGTACTCATTGGCATTTGTTCTTAAGTCTAATCTCCCAGCAAACTTTGACTTCATTATTATAGCTTCTGATTTAAGTTTAAAATCTCTAATGATAGCAAAAGAAGGTCTTTATTCTATACAAAAATGTGAACACATTCCAACAAAATATAAAAAATATATGAGCCCTTATATGAATGGATATAAAGTGGTAAACGACATTAAGAAACACATACGATTTGATTATCATAACTTAAATTTTGAAAGTGGATTTTTAAACATTGATGTTGTTTTTTGCAGAAATGTGCTCATATATTTTGATGAAAAATCTAAAATAAAAGTTTTAAAAAAGTTCTACTCTTCCATGTCTGAAAAAAGTTACTTATTTATTGGACATTCAGAATCACTATTCGGACTTGATCTTCCTTTTAAATTCCTAAAAACCCCTTGGTCTATAATATATGAAAAAGATGATCAAAGTATTCCAAAAGGAAAGTTTAAATTTCAGCCCAAATATAGGTTATAA
- a CDS encoding DUF3996 domain-containing protein: MEKNIQKILMLLLTLNIYYFAFSKSNDIAYKIKCNTEDDGTICTTNDNKNVHPNKPMPTHPPKARSIHQKKTKISIAKPFLFKGKKEKTAYDSFALGAGTGSPVGNILFSMPYVDIDLGYGSFIDFNPKNFQHYMLLGLDLIFKKEIGPTVVVGGGFGIGADWSQVDLIPPGSKKFITYQRIGTVSRLPITMEYKFAKNLSLGLKVYPSFGPTILLTKPKIMFEGIRFKLFAVGFIKFTI, from the coding sequence ATGGAAAAAAATATTCAAAAAATACTCATGTTATTGTTAACGCTTAATATATATTACTTTGCGTTCTCTAAATCTAATGACATTGCCTACAAAATTAAATGCAATACAGAAGATGATGGAACTATTTGTACTACAAATGATAATAAAAATGTTCATCCCAACAAACCTATGCCTACTCATCCTCCAAAAGCTAGGTCTATCCATCAAAAAAAAACTAAAATATCTATTGCAAAGCCTTTTTTATTTAAAGGAAAAAAAGAAAAAACCGCATATGACTCATTTGCATTAGGAGCAGGGACCGGAAGTCCAGTAGGAAATATTCTATTTTCGATGCCATATGTAGATATAGACCTTGGATATGGTAGTTTCATTGATTTTAATCCTAAAAATTTTCAACATTACATGCTACTTGGTCTTGATTTAATTTTTAAAAAAGAAATAGGCCCTACCGTAGTTGTAGGAGGAGGATTTGGCATTGGTGCAGACTGGTCTCAGGTAGATCTCATTCCTCCAGGTAGTAAAAAATTTATTACTTACCAAAGAATAGGAACAGTATCTAGACTTCCCATAACAATGGAATACAAATTCGCAAAAAATTTATCACTAGGCCTTAAAGTTTATCCTTCATTTGGCCCAACCATATTGCTCACAAAACCAAAAATAATGTTTGAAGGAATTAGGTTCAAATTATTTGCAGTCGGGTTTATTAAATTTACCATATAA
- the proS gene encoding proline--tRNA ligase codes for MSSFIISKEEDYSKWYLNIVQEAKLVDYSPIKGCMVIMPYGYAIWERIKSILDDKLRETGHENAYFPLFIPYEFLKREQKHIEGFSPELAVVTNAGGEKLSEPLVIRPTSETIIWNMYSKWIKSYRDLPIKINQWANIVRWEKRTRPFLRTTEFLWQEGHTAHETSEEAESEALFILSLYKKFVEDYLAIPVFHGKKSEKEKFAGAVCTYTIEALMQDKKALQAGTSHYLGLNFAKAFDVKFQNKKGEMEYVSATSWGVSTRLIGALIMVHSDNKGLILPPKIAPIELIIIPIFKSDDEVNKRILEYATAIFNRLKKEKFRVEIDKDIKNSPGFRFSSAELKGIPIRIEVGSNDILMDCVTIARRDKDKNSKYQVAVRELSSIVRNELESMQNDLFNKALEFRNLNTKEIFGMGKDSYNSFKNYINEHLGFVFSSWCGSEVCEESIQNDTKATIRCIPENFRSKSLHNLNCIYCKTEAKHLVLFAKSY; via the coding sequence ATGAGTAGTTTTATTATTTCAAAAGAAGAAGATTATTCCAAGTGGTATTTAAACATAGTACAAGAGGCAAAGCTTGTTGATTATAGTCCCATTAAGGGTTGCATGGTTATTATGCCTTATGGGTATGCTATTTGGGAAAGAATTAAAAGTATACTTGATGATAAGCTTAGAGAAACGGGACATGAAAATGCATATTTTCCATTATTTATTCCTTATGAATTCTTGAAAAGGGAGCAAAAACATATCGAAGGATTTTCTCCGGAGCTTGCTGTTGTAACAAATGCTGGTGGAGAGAAATTGAGTGAACCTTTAGTTATAAGGCCAACTTCTGAGACAATTATTTGGAATATGTACAGTAAGTGGATAAAGTCTTACAGAGATTTGCCTATTAAGATTAATCAGTGGGCAAATATTGTTCGTTGGGAAAAGAGAACAAGGCCATTCTTGCGCACAACTGAATTTTTGTGGCAAGAAGGACATACTGCTCATGAGACCTCAGAAGAAGCAGAGAGTGAAGCTTTATTTATTCTAAGTCTTTATAAGAAATTTGTTGAGGATTATTTGGCTATTCCTGTATTTCATGGAAAAAAGTCAGAAAAAGAAAAATTTGCTGGTGCTGTTTGTACTTATACAATTGAAGCATTAATGCAGGACAAGAAAGCTTTGCAAGCTGGAACATCTCATTATTTGGGGTTAAATTTTGCAAAGGCTTTTGATGTTAAATTTCAAAATAAAAAAGGAGAGATGGAGTATGTTTCAGCTACTAGTTGGGGAGTTTCAACTAGATTGATTGGAGCATTGATTATGGTTCACTCCGATAACAAGGGCTTAATATTGCCTCCCAAAATAGCACCCATAGAGCTTATTATTATTCCTATTTTTAAGAGCGATGATGAAGTTAATAAAAGAATTCTTGAATATGCTACTGCTATTTTTAATAGATTAAAAAAAGAAAAATTTAGAGTTGAGATTGATAAAGATATCAAGAATTCCCCAGGATTTAGATTTTCTTCCGCAGAACTTAAAGGAATACCAATACGTATTGAAGTAGGCTCTAATGATATTCTTATGGATTGTGTCACTATTGCAAGGAGAGACAAAGATAAAAACTCTAAATATCAAGTAGCAGTGAGAGAGTTATCATCTATAGTTAGAAATGAGCTTGAAAGTATGCAGAATGATTTGTTTAATAAAGCCTTAGAGTTTAGAAATTTGAATACCAAAGAAATTTTTGGAATGGGAAAAGATAGCTATAATTCTTTTAAGAATTATATTAATGAGCATTTGGGATTTGTGTTCTCTTCTTGGTGTGGTAGTGAAGTGTGCGAAGAGAGTATTCAAAATGATACAAAAGCTACAATAAGGTGTATTCCTGAGAATTTTAGAAGTAAATCTTTACATAATCTAAACTGCATTTATTGTAAGACAGAAGCAAAACATCTTGTTTTATTTGCAAAATCTTACTAA
- the manA gene encoding mannose-6-phosphate isomerase, class I, with amino-acid sequence MSFDNIFLMKNEIKEYDWGGTSFIPSILGQKQDGLPKAEMWLGAHKTFSSKILIKNRYVSLCNFLEQHSELLRKGNELSFLFKVLSAAKPLSIQVHPSKDIALEGFKLENDRGVNINNPERVYKDENPKIELVYALSDFYVLKGFLPLIEIKGMCKKLELDFNFVNHKEFISNIFNLQKCDIENAISKIQENLSFLERDRAYWFNEIYKVYGADIGLLVFLGMHIFKLNPGEVIYTESREVHAYLKGECLELMTNSDNVIRAGLTTKYINKNEMLKVGKFEEGRFSLLKVEEIDKFDAFKLPGTNLMLLHRKINEEICLKRNSEMILLVMGGQIHINNHFFIKKGESVFIGICDEKLLIRGNGEIFVALSV; translated from the coding sequence ATGAGTTTTGACAATATATTTTTGATGAAAAATGAAATTAAAGAATATGATTGGGGCGGAACTAGTTTTATCCCTTCTATTTTGGGACAAAAACAAGATGGCTTACCCAAGGCTGAGATGTGGCTTGGCGCGCATAAGACATTCTCTAGTAAAATATTGATTAAAAATCGATATGTATCTCTTTGTAATTTTTTAGAGCAACATAGTGAACTTTTAAGAAAGGGGAATGAGTTATCTTTTTTGTTTAAGGTTTTATCAGCTGCAAAGCCTTTATCAATTCAAGTACATCCTTCAAAAGATATTGCTTTAGAGGGTTTTAAACTTGAAAATGATAGAGGAGTAAACATTAATAATCCAGAGAGAGTTTATAAAGATGAGAATCCAAAAATAGAACTTGTTTATGCTTTAAGTGATTTTTATGTTCTTAAAGGATTTTTACCTCTTATTGAAATTAAAGGTATGTGTAAAAAATTAGAATTAGATTTTAACTTTGTAAATCATAAAGAGTTTATAAGTAATATATTTAACTTGCAAAAATGTGACATTGAAAATGCTATTAGTAAAATACAGGAGAATTTAAGTTTTCTAGAAAGAGATAGGGCTTATTGGTTTAATGAAATATATAAAGTTTATGGAGCAGATATAGGTCTTTTGGTATTTTTGGGAATGCATATTTTTAAATTAAATCCAGGTGAGGTAATCTACACGGAAAGTCGAGAAGTACATGCATATCTTAAAGGAGAATGTCTTGAGCTTATGACTAATTCTGATAACGTAATAAGAGCAGGGCTTACTACTAAATATATTAATAAGAATGAGATGCTTAAGGTAGGTAAGTTTGAAGAAGGAAGATTTTCATTATTAAAAGTCGAGGAAATTGATAAATTTGATGCATTTAAGCTTCCAGGTACTAATTTGATGTTGCTTCACAGAAAAATTAATGAAGAAATTTGTTTAAAAAGAAACAGTGAGATGATCTTGTTAGTTATGGGTGGTCAAATTCATATAAATAATCATTTTTTCATTAAGAAGGGGGAGAGTGTATTTATAGGTATATGTGATGAAAAATTGTTAATCCGTGGAAATGGTGAAATATTTGTTGCACTTTCTGTTTAG
- a CDS encoding DUF3996 domain-containing protein, with translation MKKLLILIMFLLLTLPSFAQQVSSLDLDNVLRERENLNNLFGIGFGIGNPITNITISVPYVDIEFGYGGFNGLHPNNFVPYIISGIDFMFKEELYQNTIISGGFGVGVDWSQENMTNTVPREKPEQDDSDEDTEEISPQKSTYKNRLGIVLRLPISLEYSFLKNLVIGFKAVATLGGVMLLDSKSMEGMRFGFFGVGYLKIYI, from the coding sequence ATGAAAAAATTATTAATATTAATTATGTTTTTGTTATTGACACTCCCTTCTTTTGCTCAACAAGTTAGTTCATTAGATCTTGATAATGTACTAAGAGAAAGGGAAAACTTAAATAATCTATTTGGAATAGGTTTTGGGATTGGAAATCCTATTACAAATATTACAATTTCTGTTCCATATGTAGACATAGAGTTTGGATATGGAGGATTTAATGGTCTTCATCCCAATAATTTCGTACCCTATATTATTTCTGGGATTGATTTTATGTTTAAAGAAGAACTTTATCAAAACACAATAATAAGTGGTGGCTTTGGTGTAGGTGTAGACTGGTCTCAAGAAAATATGACTAATACAGTTCCTAGAGAAAAACCAGAACAAGACGATAGCGATGAAGATACTGAAGAGATATCTCCACAAAAATCCACATACAAAAATAGACTAGGTATTGTGCTTAGACTTCCTATTTCATTAGAATACAGTTTCTTAAAAAATCTTGTAATAGGGTTTAAAGCTGTGGCTACACTTGGTGGGGTAATGCTATTAGACTCTAAGTCAATGGAAGGGATGAGATTTGGATTTTTTGGTGTTGGATACCTCAAAATATATATATGA